One stretch of Toxoplasma gondii ME49 chromosome XI, whole genome shotgun sequence DNA includes these proteins:
- a CDS encoding hypothetical protein (encoded by transcript TGME49_310170), with translation MFRSAPFAPVSRGPVPDTAFGKPPEDKVEKSSAAPAPPSTWKDMLPTFEAVLPQWGTPSKPARVPSDRGADPFCFSPKASGHRLSSAVPAESLGPSPQREEQDTVPTYAGSSRLLGVSPDSMSPAEGSSAFDPRLGKCDLAGLPDFSSLRSSTDSRVLERLLTTASDFFHLPKRCLSPPRNRFLEHRSCDTQRASGTPLDTGRCASDACNCALSTVSRGSADDSDSPWEAAWSSDRQAVYASSSCPPRRDRARSTRRSEFVSGGQRRAETEEALGSHGSDDLARPGASDELAEDAWERSVQRILGEAASALRRYSVEGRDTRGTVPLGRGQPRVSPAPLADENELLPLRAFSQTATGKLVLDQRPETGPERGRLERAAGGSTREGRACAAVSPFEDVDASLCHPCRPRDGPAECAATREAAECLERLRERDSEKAARLSLALMLSRSPLRATNSRSPAEHLDSDEERRGRDDAAVVEKRPRVELPATMRSSMGEAALGEQDWQASRGLTSERRKAYLDAEERRVRALLSEVAGRVEGKRRREEDSGLAACGCVGEPDGDGDLRLGCRMHARAFDRLCLEQSLRPGLSADRLSPCRRNSSLGNGLPSLSFAGRADPSLVPCPRGRCLDDGLRQRSPLGESVSSSLFLTSRDRQDLRDRPGPLGKLKETSEQTRRADLGASDTGFFVSKSGRSSGSSTNHDTEGDEGEFHRRALAQVAYSMRSEDLESEGDEQKLDLETRDDGTLPDCWTVGQKDHFTEKYKWLFLSGGMLGCLYCRAMKDRGLRARKRGMKIVSHWADGAVKPSGASRVTNMRSLRKKICRHQDSRTHKEAAELLGEAPLKDASGLSQRPVEAKGAARRLGRSGVTAPGGDKDTEELASDDDSDDEAGDKDEDGETNRVPGRDLAGADHGGPSDQGDGSVGLNAKKAEKLEKSTPEDTRSETDDTSGGTTEEQRVEDREEEAPLPRDIGKGSKAGAEEES, from the coding sequence ATGTTCAGGTCGGCGCCCTTCGCTCCCGTCTCGAGAGGACCCGTCCCCGATACAGCCTTCGGGAAACCCCCCGAAGACAAGGTGGAGAAAAGCTCTGCTGCGCCTGCCCCTCCGAGCACTTGGAAAGACATGCTGCCGACTTTCGAGGCGGTCTTGCCTCAGTGGGGAACGCCGAGCAAACCCGCTCGAGTGCCAAGTGACCGAGGCGCCGATCCATTTTGCTTCTCGCCCAAAGCGAGTGGGCACCGCCTGTCGAGTGCAGTTCCAGCGGAATCGCTTGGCCCGAGTCCACAGAGGGAGGAGCAAGACACGGTGCCTACGTACGCGGGTTCCTCCCGCCtgctcggcgtctctccggaCTCCATGTCGCCGGCTGAAGGCTCCTCAGCGTTCGACCCGCGCCTCGGAAAGTGCGATCTGGCGGGGTTGCCCGACTTCTCTTCGCTACGATCTTCGACCGACAGCCGCGTTCTCGAGCGCCTGCTCACGACAGCGAGCGACTTTTTCCACCTGCCCAAAAGGTGCCTCTCCCCGCCCCGCAACCGCTTCTTGGAGCATCGATCCTGCGACACCCAGCGTGCGTCCGGAACTCCGTTAGACACCGGCCGCTGTGCAAGCGACGCTTGCAACTGCGCTCTCTCGACAGTCTCCAGGGGGTCTGCCGACGACTCGGACAGCCCCTGGGAGGCGGCGTGGTCTTCGGACCGACAGGCAGTGtacgcttcttcttcctgcccCCCGCGCCGCGACAGAGCGCGAAGCACCCGCCGCTCAGAGTTTGTCTCCGGCGGCCAGCGCCGCGCGGAGACCGAGGAGGCCCTAGGGTCTCACGGCTCCGACGATCTAGCTCGCCCCGGCGCCTCAGACGAGCTCGCGGAAGACGCTTGGGAACGGTCTGTACAGCGCATTCTTGGCGAGGCGGCCTCGGCATTGCGCCGCTACTCCGTGGAGGgtagagacacccgaggCACGGTGCCGCTAGGCCGCGGTCAGCCGCGGGTTTCGCCTGCACCGCTTGCGGATGAGAACGAGCTCCTGCCCCTGAGGGCCTTCTCGCAGACCGCGACTGGGAAGCTCGTGCTGGACCAGAGACCGGAGACCGGCCCGGAACGCGGACGCCTCGAGCGAGCGGCAGGGGGATCAACTCGCGAGgggcgtgcatgcgcggcggtgtctccgttcgagGATGTGGATGCAAGTCTCTGCCACCCATGCCGTCCGCGAGACGGGCCTGCGGAGTGCGCTGCGACTCGCGAGGCAGCTGAGTGTCTCGAGCGACTAAGAGAGCGAGATTCGGAGAAGGCTGCGCGCCTCAGTCTCGCCCTGATGCTGTCTCGGAGTCCGTTGCGTGCGACGAACAGTCGCAGTCCGGCAGAACAcctcgacagcgacgaagaacgccgaggaagagacgatgCGGCAGTGGTGGAGAAGCGACCACGCGTGGAGCTTCCAGCGACGATGCGCAGTTCCATGGGTGAAGCGGCCTTGGGAGAACAAGACTGGCAAGCTTCCAGGGGCCTGACTTCCGAGCGGCGAAAGGCTTATttggacgcagaagagagacgcgtccGGGCGCTGCTGAGTGAAGTCGCCGGCAGAGTAGAGGGAAAGCgccgacgagaagaagactcggGCCTCGCGGCATGCGGGTGCGTTGGCGAACCCGACGGGGACGGCGACTTACGTCTCGGCTGtcgaatgcatgcgcgcgcatTCGACAGGCTGTGCCTGGAGCAATCCCTGCGGCCgggtctctctgcagatcGACTGTCTCCGTGTCGGAGGAACTCGAGTTTGGGCAACGGCCTGCCatctctgtctttcgctgGGCGCGCCGACCCGAGCTTGGTTCCTTGTCCACGCGGCCGGTGCCTCGACGACGGCCTGCGACAACGCAGTCCCCTCGGAGAAAGCGTCTCCAGTTCCTTATTCTTGACTTCCCGCGATCGCCAAGACCTGCGTGACAGACCGGGGCCGTTGGGCAAGCTGAAGGAGACCAGTGAGCAGACACGAAGAGCGGACCTAGGCGCCTCGGACACTGGGTTCTTCGTGTCTAAGTCAGGCCGGTCGTCGGGCAGCTCAACGAATCACGAcaccgaaggcgacgaaggggAGTTTCACAGAAGGGCGCTTGCGCAAGTGGCGTACTCGATGCGTTCTGAGGACCTGGaaagcgagggagacgagcagAAACTCGATCTCGAGACGCGCGATGACGGCACCCTGCCGGACTGCTGGACTGTCGGTCAGAAGGACCACTTCACGGAGAAGTACAAGTGGCTGTTTTTGAGTGGCGGTATGCTCGGCTGTCTGTACTGTCGAGCGATGAAGGACCGAGGTCTCCGCGCGCGGAAGCGAGGCATGAAAATCGTCAGCCACTGGGCAGACGGAGCCGTGAAGCCTTCAGGGGCTTCGAGAGTGACCAACATGCGCAGTTTACGCAAGAAGATTTGCCGCCACCAAGACTCTCGCACGCACAAGGAGGCCGCAGAATTGCTCGGAGAAGCTCCCCTCAAAGACGCCTCCGGTCTGAGTCAAAGACCCGTTGAGGCGAAGGGCGCAGCGCGCCGGCTCGGGCGTTCCGGCGTGACCGCCCCAGGTGGGgacaaagacacagaggaactCGCTTCCGACGAtgacagcgacgacgaggcaggagacaaagatgaggacggagagaccAATAGGGTTCCGGGGCGGGACCTAGCTGGGGCTGACCACGGCGGCCCGAGCGACCAAGGCGACGGCTCTGTGGGCTtgaacgcgaagaaagccgagaagCTCGAGAAAAGCACTCCGGAGGATACGCGATCGGAGACTGATGACACCAGTGGCGGCACCACCGAGGAACAGCGAGTGGAGGaccgggaagaagaggcccCTCTCCCGAGAGACATTGGGAAGGGTTCGAAAGCGGGCGCCGAGGAAGAGTCTTAG
- a CDS encoding hypothetical protein (encoded by transcript TGME49_310173) — translation MFAQKICQHPALTDREEGARRHTGGARWCSASFANITFADMSANSRRIATLVPDVDLTQKPCVEWLSGPHHACTLPRYVSAADAHAGGTAVNLWHADFSDTHTGTATQKTCCYKRPLFWTANVSATLRGLAAAYVKQ, via the exons ATGTTCGCGCAGAAAATTTGTCAACACCCCGCCCTCactgacagagaagagggcgcGCGGAGACACACTGGAGGAGCGCGCTGGTGTTCTGCGAGCTTCGCGAACATCACCTTCGCTGACATGAGTGCCAACAGTCGTAGGATTGCAACTCTCGTACCGGACGTAGATTTGACACAGAAGCCGTGTGTGGAATGGCTTTCAGGACCACATCATGCGTGCACACTGCCGCGCTACGTTTCCGCTGCAGACGCTCACGCAGGAGGCACCGCTGTAAACTTGTGGCACGCTGACTTCagtgacacacacacaggcacTGCGACGCAGAAAACATGCTGTTATAAGCGCCCGCTATTCTGGACAGCCAA CGTCTCTGCCACCCTCAGGGGCCTTGCAGCTGCGTATGTAAAACAGTGA
- a CDS encoding hypothetical protein (encoded by transcript TGME49_310177) has translation MRSRIPPTCPASPDYHHGLSSFEVAKNDNEKNFLAKPPTALIDGASPRLSAVPILNNEKRQRTLQNTRISDGVLFFRASENFPPMNVSDGKPHQTEAQDAPGHAMKVNAGSNAQPFPTTPVGIMSEKVKQSPTKSSRGCGCRRRFSVRDEKPRKQQAGTATKERKWPAILPDVFLRRTTSI, from the exons ATGCGCTCTCGAATTCCTCCAACTTGCCCCGCGTCACCGGATTATCACCATGGCTTGAGCAGCTTCGAGGTGGCAAAGAACGACAACGAGAAGAATTTCCTAGCAAAGCCTCCCACGGCGCTGATTGATGGGGCATCTCCCCGGCTTTCCGCAGTCCCCATACTAAACAACGAGAAACGTCAAAGGACACTCCAGAACACGCGAATTTCAGATGGTGTACTGTTTTTCAGAGCATCGGAGAATTTTCCACCGATGAACGTCTCAGATGGAAAGCCCCACCAAACAGAAGCACAAGATGCGCCTGGACATGCGATGAAAGTGAATGCAGGTAGCAATGCACAGCCGTTTCCGACCACGCCTGTCGGAATCATGAGTGAAAAGGTGAAGCAGTCTCCCACCAAATCGAGTCGTGGATGTGGGTGTCGCAGACGCTTCTCtgtgagagacgaaaagccTCGCAAACAACAGGCCGGAACAGCAACGAAAGAA AGAAAATGGCCAGCAATACTACCAGATGTCTTTCTGAGGAGGACGACATCGATATAA
- a CDS encoding hypothetical protein (encoded by transcript TGME49_310180~Signal peptide predicted by SignalP 2.0 HMM (probability 0.866) with cleavage site probability 0.425 at residue 23), whose product MSTSPGLAFANLTLLLDVPQLPAIWAVNAWRELNGLFTEMKTLAGTSDLLYPSNRYNPQNEKTNRMGRPRKYNHGECESMFPRNTTNLYNSG is encoded by the exons ATGTCGACCAGCCCCGG ACTTGCGTTCGCGAACCTCACCCTCCTCTTGGATGTGCCTCAGCTTCCGGCGATTTGGGCGGTCAACGCCTGGAGGGAGCTGAACGGACTCTTCACGGAGATGAAGACGCTCGCTGGAACCAGTGACTTGCTCTACCCCAGCAACCGTT ACAACCCgcaaaacgaaaaaacgaatCGGATGGGCCGGCCGAGAAAGTATAACCACGGTGAGTGCGAAAGTATGTTTCCGAGGAACACAACAAACCTGTACAATTCTGGTTGA